A single window of Sphaerodactylus townsendi isolate TG3544 linkage group LG03, MPM_Stown_v2.3, whole genome shotgun sequence DNA harbors:
- the LOC125428653 gene encoding zinc finger protein 397-like isoform X2: protein MKMQWKSRGGTTGEVPERTAKPPQVLQAGSIGEILQRRPEDPMHQQLPESSLSLAQWEAQWQEFLRTVENPQTGWGIPHLPEKPSPWENAKDFLASFEQVAEACQWPKEEWVTRLLPALNGEAEQAFNDLGVTDREDYGKVKAAIFQGDALSREKQRQQFRRFCYQEAEGPRGAYSRLQKMCRGWLRVENHSKEQILELLILEQLLSILPPEIQSQVRHSRPESCSQAVALAEEFLSRQKKQVPLEVAAGSISKAVKAPSESEQKHPLMAVKEEEDRQPSLAGDIQENGNDGGLQVLFLEAYKNEDIKGNFSNRDEQERQEKSHMVGKEDNPIPCQEQDIQEIPVQEERTTQTRRIKGNHADLKIETGENQNEAMEFGKSISQSMNFILYQPIHLIEKPYNCSVCGESFSRRTTLTSHQRIHIREEPKKIAEYENRHSGRSHRHKHQIIHTDNLFQCSEVEKNFSNLTAQQRKHTVERRHQCSVCGNRFRRASHLQQHQTLHTGEKPFQCTECGKKFTRASSLRQHQRIHTGEKPYECSECGQRFSFSTHLQRHQTIHTVEKPYQCSECGKAFCHLIGLTVHQRVHTGERPYKCSECGKRFSHSSYLQKHHRIHTGEKPYECPVCGKRFSFRSRLQRHRQIHIPKAM from the exons ATGAAAATGCAGTGGAAAAGCAGGGGGGGTACTACAGGGGAGGTACCAGAGAGGACAGCAAAACCCCCACAAGTTCTTCAGGCTGGAAGTATTGGGGAAATCCTTCAAAGGAGACCAGAAGACCCCATGCATCAGCAGTTACCGGAAAGTTCCCTTTCCCTTGCCCAGTGGGAAGCCCAGTGGCAGGAGTTCCTCAGGACAGTGGAAAATCCTCAAACTGGGTGGGGAATCCCACACTTGCCAGAGAAACCTTCCCCGTGGGAGAATGCCAAGGACTTTctggcctcctttgagcaagtggCTGAAGCCTGCCAGTGGCCAAAGGAAGAGTGGGTGACCCGACTTCTGCCAGCCCTCAACGGAGAAGCTGAGCAGGCCTTTAACGATCTGGGTGTCACAGACAGAGAGGATTACGGGAAGGTGAAGGCGGCCATCTTCCAAGGCGACGCCTTGAGTCGGGAAAAGCAGCGCCAACAGTTCAGGCGTttctgctaccaggaggctgaGGGGCCAAGAGGGGCCTACAGCCGACTGCAGAAAATGTGCCGTGGGTGGCTGAGAGTGGAGAATCACAGCAAGGAGCAGATCCTGGAGCTCTTGATCCTAGAGCAGCTGCTGAGCATCCTGCCCCCAGAGATCCAAAGCCAGGTGAGGCACAGCAGACCCGAGAGCTGCTCCCAGGCGGTGGCGCTGGCCGAGGAGTTCCTCTCAAGGCAGAAGAAGCAG GTCCCCTTGGAGGTGGCAGCTGGGAGCATCTCTAAGGCAGTCAAGGCTCCGTCTGAGAGTGAGCAGAAACATCCCTTGATGGCTGTCAAGGAAGAGGAGGATAGACAGCCCAGCCTGGCTG GTGATATACAGGAAAATGGAAATGATGGGGGCCTTCAGGTGCTGTTTTTGGAAGCGTACAAGAATGAAGACATTAAGGGAAACTTCAGCAATCGAGATGAACAAGAGAGGCAGGAGAAAAGCCACATGGTGGGGAAGGAAGATAACCCCATCCCTTGCCAAGAACAGGACATCCAGGAAATCCCAGTACAAGAAGAAAGGACAACCCAAACAAGAAGGATCAAAGGCAACCATGCTGACCTAAAAATCGAAACAGGGGAAAATCAAAATGAAGCCATGGAGTTTGGAAAGAGCATCAGTCAGAGCATGAACTTTATTTTATATCAACCAATTCACTTAATAGAAAAACCATATAATTGCTCAGTGTGTGGAGAGAGCTTCAGTCGGAGAACAACCCTCacatcccatcaaagaattcacataaGGGAAGagccaaaaaaaattgcagagtATGAAAACAGGCACAGTGGAAGATCACATCGTCACAAGCATCAAATAATCCACACAGATAACCTGTTTCAATGTTCAGAGGTTGAAAAAAACTTCAGTAACCTTACTGCACAGCAAAGAAAACACACAGTAGAGAGGCGGCATCAATGTTCAGTGTGTGGTAACAGGTTTAGAAGAGCATCACACCTTCAGCAGCACCAGACACTCcatacaggggaaaaaccatttCAATGCACAGAGTGTGGGAAGAAGTTTACTCGGGCATCATCCCTGCGacagcatcaaagaatccacacaggagagaaaccttacgAGTGCTCTGAGTGTGGACAGAGATTTAGCTTCAGTACCCACCTTCAGCGGCATCAGACAATCCACACAGTTGAGAAACCATaccagtgctcagagtgtggaaaggccTTCTGTCATCTCATAGGCCTCACTGTGCATCAGAGAGTCCACACGGGAGAGAGACCTTACAAATGctcggagtgtggaaagaggtttAGCCATTCATCCTACCTGCAAAAGCATCACCGaatccatacaggggagaaaccttatgAGTGCCCTgtatgtggaaagagattcagtttcCGCTCTCGCCTTCAGCGGCATCGACAAATCCACATTCCAAAAGCTATGTAG
- the LOC125428653 gene encoding zinc finger protein 397-like isoform X1, translating to MKMQWKSRGGTTGEVPERTAKPPQVLQAGSIGEILQRRPEDPMHQQLPESSLSLAQWEAQWQEFLRTVENPQTGWGIPHLPEKPSPWENAKDFLASFEQVAEACQWPKEEWVTRLLPALNGEAEQAFNDLGVTDREDYGKVKAAIFQGDALSREKQRQQFRRFCYQEAEGPRGAYSRLQKMCRGWLRVENHSKEQILELLILEQLLSILPPEIQSQVRHSRPESCSQAVALAEEFLSRQKKQVPLEVAAGSISKAVKAPSESEQKHPLMAVKEEEDRQPSLAVGDIQENGNDGGLQVLFLEAYKNEDIKGNFSNRDEQERQEKSHMVGKEDNPIPCQEQDIQEIPVQEERTTQTRRIKGNHADLKIETGENQNEAMEFGKSISQSMNFILYQPIHLIEKPYNCSVCGESFSRRTTLTSHQRIHIREEPKKIAEYENRHSGRSHRHKHQIIHTDNLFQCSEVEKNFSNLTAQQRKHTVERRHQCSVCGNRFRRASHLQQHQTLHTGEKPFQCTECGKKFTRASSLRQHQRIHTGEKPYECSECGQRFSFSTHLQRHQTIHTVEKPYQCSECGKAFCHLIGLTVHQRVHTGERPYKCSECGKRFSHSSYLQKHHRIHTGEKPYECPVCGKRFSFRSRLQRHRQIHIPKAM from the exons ATGAAAATGCAGTGGAAAAGCAGGGGGGGTACTACAGGGGAGGTACCAGAGAGGACAGCAAAACCCCCACAAGTTCTTCAGGCTGGAAGTATTGGGGAAATCCTTCAAAGGAGACCAGAAGACCCCATGCATCAGCAGTTACCGGAAAGTTCCCTTTCCCTTGCCCAGTGGGAAGCCCAGTGGCAGGAGTTCCTCAGGACAGTGGAAAATCCTCAAACTGGGTGGGGAATCCCACACTTGCCAGAGAAACCTTCCCCGTGGGAGAATGCCAAGGACTTTctggcctcctttgagcaagtggCTGAAGCCTGCCAGTGGCCAAAGGAAGAGTGGGTGACCCGACTTCTGCCAGCCCTCAACGGAGAAGCTGAGCAGGCCTTTAACGATCTGGGTGTCACAGACAGAGAGGATTACGGGAAGGTGAAGGCGGCCATCTTCCAAGGCGACGCCTTGAGTCGGGAAAAGCAGCGCCAACAGTTCAGGCGTttctgctaccaggaggctgaGGGGCCAAGAGGGGCCTACAGCCGACTGCAGAAAATGTGCCGTGGGTGGCTGAGAGTGGAGAATCACAGCAAGGAGCAGATCCTGGAGCTCTTGATCCTAGAGCAGCTGCTGAGCATCCTGCCCCCAGAGATCCAAAGCCAGGTGAGGCACAGCAGACCCGAGAGCTGCTCCCAGGCGGTGGCGCTGGCCGAGGAGTTCCTCTCAAGGCAGAAGAAGCAG GTCCCCTTGGAGGTGGCAGCTGGGAGCATCTCTAAGGCAGTCAAGGCTCCGTCTGAGAGTGAGCAGAAACATCCCTTGATGGCTGTCAAGGAAGAGGAGGATAGACAGCCCAGCCTGGCTG TAGGTGATATACAGGAAAATGGAAATGATGGGGGCCTTCAGGTGCTGTTTTTGGAAGCGTACAAGAATGAAGACATTAAGGGAAACTTCAGCAATCGAGATGAACAAGAGAGGCAGGAGAAAAGCCACATGGTGGGGAAGGAAGATAACCCCATCCCTTGCCAAGAACAGGACATCCAGGAAATCCCAGTACAAGAAGAAAGGACAACCCAAACAAGAAGGATCAAAGGCAACCATGCTGACCTAAAAATCGAAACAGGGGAAAATCAAAATGAAGCCATGGAGTTTGGAAAGAGCATCAGTCAGAGCATGAACTTTATTTTATATCAACCAATTCACTTAATAGAAAAACCATATAATTGCTCAGTGTGTGGAGAGAGCTTCAGTCGGAGAACAACCCTCacatcccatcaaagaattcacataaGGGAAGagccaaaaaaaattgcagagtATGAAAACAGGCACAGTGGAAGATCACATCGTCACAAGCATCAAATAATCCACACAGATAACCTGTTTCAATGTTCAGAGGTTGAAAAAAACTTCAGTAACCTTACTGCACAGCAAAGAAAACACACAGTAGAGAGGCGGCATCAATGTTCAGTGTGTGGTAACAGGTTTAGAAGAGCATCACACCTTCAGCAGCACCAGACACTCcatacaggggaaaaaccatttCAATGCACAGAGTGTGGGAAGAAGTTTACTCGGGCATCATCCCTGCGacagcatcaaagaatccacacaggagagaaaccttacgAGTGCTCTGAGTGTGGACAGAGATTTAGCTTCAGTACCCACCTTCAGCGGCATCAGACAATCCACACAGTTGAGAAACCATaccagtgctcagagtgtggaaaggccTTCTGTCATCTCATAGGCCTCACTGTGCATCAGAGAGTCCACACGGGAGAGAGACCTTACAAATGctcggagtgtggaaagaggtttAGCCATTCATCCTACCTGCAAAAGCATCACCGaatccatacaggggagaaaccttatgAGTGCCCTgtatgtggaaagagattcagtttcCGCTCTCGCCTTCAGCGGCATCGACAAATCCACATTCCAAAAGCTATGTAG
- the LOC125428653 gene encoding zinc finger protein 436-like isoform X3: protein MKMQWKSRGGTTGEVPERTAKPPQVLQAGSIGEILQRRPEDPMHQQLPESSLSLAQWEAQWQEFLRTVENPQTGWGIPHLPEKPSPWENAKDFLASFEQVAEACQWPKEEWVTRLLPALNGEAEQAFNDLGVTDREDYGKVKAAIFQGDALSREKQRQQFRRFCYQEAEGPRGAYSRLQKMCRGWLRVENHSKEQILELLILEQLLSILPPEIQSQVPLEVAAGSISKAVKAPSESEQKHPLMAVKEEEDRQPSLAVGDIQENGNDGGLQVLFLEAYKNEDIKGNFSNRDEQERQEKSHMVGKEDNPIPCQEQDIQEIPVQEERTTQTRRIKGNHADLKIETGENQNEAMEFGKSISQSMNFILYQPIHLIEKPYNCSVCGESFSRRTTLTSHQRIHIREEPKKIAEYENRHSGRSHRHKHQIIHTDNLFQCSEVEKNFSNLTAQQRKHTVERRHQCSVCGNRFRRASHLQQHQTLHTGEKPFQCTECGKKFTRASSLRQHQRIHTGEKPYECSECGQRFSFSTHLQRHQTIHTVEKPYQCSECGKAFCHLIGLTVHQRVHTGERPYKCSECGKRFSHSSYLQKHHRIHTGEKPYECPVCGKRFSFRSRLQRHRQIHIPKAM from the exons ATGAAAATGCAGTGGAAAAGCAGGGGGGGTACTACAGGGGAGGTACCAGAGAGGACAGCAAAACCCCCACAAGTTCTTCAGGCTGGAAGTATTGGGGAAATCCTTCAAAGGAGACCAGAAGACCCCATGCATCAGCAGTTACCGGAAAGTTCCCTTTCCCTTGCCCAGTGGGAAGCCCAGTGGCAGGAGTTCCTCAGGACAGTGGAAAATCCTCAAACTGGGTGGGGAATCCCACACTTGCCAGAGAAACCTTCCCCGTGGGAGAATGCCAAGGACTTTctggcctcctttgagcaagtggCTGAAGCCTGCCAGTGGCCAAAGGAAGAGTGGGTGACCCGACTTCTGCCAGCCCTCAACGGAGAAGCTGAGCAGGCCTTTAACGATCTGGGTGTCACAGACAGAGAGGATTACGGGAAGGTGAAGGCGGCCATCTTCCAAGGCGACGCCTTGAGTCGGGAAAAGCAGCGCCAACAGTTCAGGCGTttctgctaccaggaggctgaGGGGCCAAGAGGGGCCTACAGCCGACTGCAGAAAATGTGCCGTGGGTGGCTGAGAGTGGAGAATCACAGCAAGGAGCAGATCCTGGAGCTCTTGATCCTAGAGCAGCTGCTGAGCATCCTGCCCCCAGAGATCCAAAGCCAG GTCCCCTTGGAGGTGGCAGCTGGGAGCATCTCTAAGGCAGTCAAGGCTCCGTCTGAGAGTGAGCAGAAACATCCCTTGATGGCTGTCAAGGAAGAGGAGGATAGACAGCCCAGCCTGGCTG TAGGTGATATACAGGAAAATGGAAATGATGGGGGCCTTCAGGTGCTGTTTTTGGAAGCGTACAAGAATGAAGACATTAAGGGAAACTTCAGCAATCGAGATGAACAAGAGAGGCAGGAGAAAAGCCACATGGTGGGGAAGGAAGATAACCCCATCCCTTGCCAAGAACAGGACATCCAGGAAATCCCAGTACAAGAAGAAAGGACAACCCAAACAAGAAGGATCAAAGGCAACCATGCTGACCTAAAAATCGAAACAGGGGAAAATCAAAATGAAGCCATGGAGTTTGGAAAGAGCATCAGTCAGAGCATGAACTTTATTTTATATCAACCAATTCACTTAATAGAAAAACCATATAATTGCTCAGTGTGTGGAGAGAGCTTCAGTCGGAGAACAACCCTCacatcccatcaaagaattcacataaGGGAAGagccaaaaaaaattgcagagtATGAAAACAGGCACAGTGGAAGATCACATCGTCACAAGCATCAAATAATCCACACAGATAACCTGTTTCAATGTTCAGAGGTTGAAAAAAACTTCAGTAACCTTACTGCACAGCAAAGAAAACACACAGTAGAGAGGCGGCATCAATGTTCAGTGTGTGGTAACAGGTTTAGAAGAGCATCACACCTTCAGCAGCACCAGACACTCcatacaggggaaaaaccatttCAATGCACAGAGTGTGGGAAGAAGTTTACTCGGGCATCATCCCTGCGacagcatcaaagaatccacacaggagagaaaccttacgAGTGCTCTGAGTGTGGACAGAGATTTAGCTTCAGTACCCACCTTCAGCGGCATCAGACAATCCACACAGTTGAGAAACCATaccagtgctcagagtgtggaaaggccTTCTGTCATCTCATAGGCCTCACTGTGCATCAGAGAGTCCACACGGGAGAGAGACCTTACAAATGctcggagtgtggaaagaggtttAGCCATTCATCCTACCTGCAAAAGCATCACCGaatccatacaggggagaaaccttatgAGTGCCCTgtatgtggaaagagattcagtttcCGCTCTCGCCTTCAGCGGCATCGACAAATCCACATTCCAAAAGCTATGTAG
- the LOC125429794 gene encoding zinc finger protein 850-like: MEEQSQEGVGTGKTAWKGLRPIQAGSGVELWERAVPGILHQDSMISKEHRQLFRQFRYQEADGPREMCGPSMERETKFCEVGGAPSEERQRVEPAQDALLRGSRETLSSYRLCGEVEMAAVPVAQCPFSFEDVTVYFTDAEWALLDRDQKVLYAEVMLDNYESVAFVASRNVRETILEADKGLASEEGLESFSRGSQESTSFPSELAERDVEETVGEFQTFTLEKDVKQESECHFSDQDGSERLEGNHVEKIKIEPIPCQVDYFHEVIPKTEETSKWLECGLNFSDRTQYNIHLGEHPGNQVHKCLQCGKSFHCGEELIRHQRIHISEKVYSCSDCGRKFPEKTSLIQHQKVHSEGQLFICSESGKSFFAHKCFLCGKYFKYRSALLLHRRTHTGEKPFECSECGKKFSRNFCLQQHQRTHTGEKPFECSECGKRFGQSFHLQQHLRTHTGEKPFECSECGKKFSQNGNLINHYRTHRGEKPFECPVCGKKCSRSFHLQQHLRTHTGEKPFECSECGKKFSQSGNLQQHLKTHRGEKPFECSECGKRFSRSFHLQQHIRNHTGEKPFECSECGMSFNWSGYLQRHQRTHTGEKPFECSDCGKKFNRSCNLQRHLRTHTERNLLTVQSVERISLADSAFSNISESIRETMTDSLQTAGEGGIYGVFSWFKKSLPQENSIIINGRFRTAHGECPTAEFFAGRWRREETSDGSMWTGLQRIDVGGDADSANEPLLPFLSLSRLTAVLVVSLLQVAARFTLPLLTSRWGLEDSVKRRLLDGQQVTSTGQSLTSKKETGGSRAVLFRPPGHFAAGKQPLKHIFRARLTTPPLGRGGATRNMLLLSRSGRAVGIGSPGNGGMWESADETSEHPVTKQEDAYPDAKENVEYCKSLGKAGGNDPPRNNSSRLQDDVSHDVPILQRICKGTNRNEIKTEEKFPEKSDINIHWNTCNKKTIDREKTFEQTNNLTSHQRIHTEEKPYKCLECGKSFSQSAHLSCHQRIHTGEKPYKCLECGKSFSRKGSLYSHHKIHTGEKPYDCLECGKSFRWSGHLTSHQRTHTGEKPYKCLECGKNFSQNGYLISHLRIHTGEKPYDCLECGKSFRWSGYLTSHQRIHTGEKPYKCLECGKSFRVSGRLASHQSIHTGKTPYKCLECGTCFSETEKLTIHQKIHTGEKKYKCLDCGKSFRWSGNLTSHQRTHTVEKPYECLECGKRFRRSGHLTSHQRIHTGEKPYKCLECGASFSERGYLTRHQRIHTREKRYNCLDCGKTFTHSGSLTCHQRTHTGEKPYECLECGKSFCRRGHLTCHQRIHTGEKPYKCLECGTSFSERGHLTRHQRIHTKEKRYKCLECGKRFTHSGTLTCHQRIHTGEKPYKCLECGKSFSQSGTLTSHQIIHTGEKPYICLECGKSFTYKGSLTAHQRIHPG, encoded by the exons ATGGAAGAGCAGAGCCAAGAAGGAGTGGGAACTGGCAAGACAGCGTGGAAAGGCCTCCGTCCCATTCAGGCTGGGAGTGGTGTTGAGCTCTGGGAAAGGGCTGTGCCAGGGATCCTGCATCAGGACTCTATGATCTCCAAGGAACATCGCCAGCTCTTCCGGCAGTTCCGCTACCAAGAGGCTGATGGTCCCAGAGAG ATGTGTGGACCATCCATGGAGAGAGAAACTAAGTTCTGTGAGGTAGGAGGAGCGCCATCGGAAGAACGGCAGAGGGTGGAGCCTGCCCAAGATGCCCTCTTACGTG GTAGTAGAGAGACATTGTCGAGCTACCGTCTTTGCGGAGAAGTGGAAATGGCAGCTGTACCTGTGGCCCAG tgtcCATTTTCCTTTGAGGATGTTACAGTGTATTTCACCGATGCTGAGTGGGCCCTGCTGGATCGGGACCAAAAAGTTCTCTATGCTGAAGTCATGCTGGACAACTATGAGAGTGTGGCCTTTGTGG CATCCAGGAATGTAAGAGAAACTATATTGGAGGCAGATAAAGGCCTTGCTTCTGAAGAAGGGCTGGAGAGTTTCTCAAGAGGATCTCAAGAGAGTACTTCCTTCCCAAGTGAGCTGGCTGAGA GAGATGTCGAGGAGACAGTTGGGGAATTCCAGACATTCACACTGGAGAAAGATGTGAAACAGGAATCCGAATGTCACTTCAGTGATCAAGATGGTTCAGAGAGGCTGGAGGGAAACCATGTagagaagataaagattgaaccCATTCCTTGCCAAGTCGATTATTTCCATGAAGTAATTCCAAAGACGGAGGAAACAAGCAAATGGTTGGAGTGTGGACTGAACTTTTCAGATCGAACTCAGTATAATATACATTTGGGGGAGCACCCTGGAAACCAGGTCCATAAATGCctgcagtgtggaaagagcttccatTGTGGAGAAGAGCTCATTAGACACCAAAGAATCCATATATCAGAGAAAGTGTATAGCTGCTCAGACTGTGGCAGGAAGTTCCCAGAGAAAACAAGCCTTATTCAGCACCAAAAAGTTCATTCAGAAGGGCAACTATTTATCTGCTCAGAGAGTGGAAAGAGTTTCTTTGCACATAAGTGCTTTCTGTGTGGAAAATACTTCAAGTACAGATCAGCACTTCTTTTGCACcgaagaacccacacaggggaaaaaccttttgaatgctcagagtgtggaaagaaattcagtaggAATTTCtgtcttcaacagcatcagagaacccacacaggggagaaaccttttgaatgctcagagtgtggaaagagatttggtCA GAGTTTCCATCTTCAACAACAtctaagaactcacacaggggagaaaccttttgaatgctcagagtgtggcaaGAAATTCAGTCAGAATGGCAATCTTATAAATCATTACAGAACCCACagaggggaaaaaccttttgaatgcccagtgtGTGGAAAGAAATGTAGTAGGAGtttccatcttcaacagcatctaagaacccacacaggggagaaacctttcgaatgctcagaatgtggaaagaaattcagccaGAGTGGCAACCTTCAACAGCATCTAAAAACCCACagaggggagaaaccttttgaatgctctgagtgtggaaagagattcagtaggAGTTTCCATCTTCAACAACATATAAGAaaccacacaggggaaaaaccttttgaatgctcagaatgtggaatgaGTTTCAACTGGAGTGGctatcttcaacggcatcaaagaacacacacaggggagaagccttttgaatgctcagattgtggaaagaaattcaataGGAGTTGCAATCTTCAACGGCATCTACGAACCCACACAGAGAGAAACCTTTTAACTGTTCAGAGTGTAGAAAGAATTTCACTCGCAGATTCTGCTTTCAGCAACATCAGTGAATCCATAAGAGAAACCATG ACAGATTCACTTCAGACCGCAGGTGAGGGAGGAATTTATGGAGTATTTTCCTGGTTTAAAAAGTCCCTGCCTCAGGAAAACAGCATCATaatcaatggccgtttccgcacggcccatggAGAGTGCCCCACCGCAGAATTCTTTGCCGGGCGATGGAGGCGGGAGGAAACTTCAGATGGAAGCATGTGGACTGGCCTCCAGAGGATCGACGTAGGCGGCGATGCTGACTCCGCGAACGAGCcgcttcttccctttctctcgcTCTCTCGACTCACTGCAGTCCTCGTTGTCAGCCTGCTGCAGGTCGCTGCCCGCTTCACGCTGCCCCTCctcacctccaggtggggcctggaggacAGCGTGAAGCGAAGGCTTCTGGACGGCCAGCAGGTCACTTCCACGGGACAGAGTTTAACATCGAAAAAGGAGACAGGCGGTTCCCGGGCGGTGTTGTTCAGACCGCCGGGACATTTCGCAGCCGGAAAACAACCTTTAAAGCACATTTTCAGGGCGCGGCTGACGACACCGcctctggggagagggggagcgaCGCGGAACATGCTGCTGCTTAGCAGAAGCGGCCGGGCTGTAGGCATTGGTTCCCCTGGGAACG GAGGTATGTGGGAGTCAGCAGATGAAACTTCTGAGCACCCAGTGACCAAACAGGAAGATGCATATCCAGATGCAAAAGAGAATGTTGAATATTGTAAGTCACTGGGAAAGGCAGGGGGAAATGACCCACCAAGGAATAATTCCAGTCGTTTACAAGATGATGTCTCTCATGATGTTCCAATACTTCAGCGAATATGCAAAGGAACCAatagaaatgaaattaaaactgaGGAGAAATTCCCTGAAAAATCAGACATTAATATTCATTGGAACACCTGTAACAAAAAGACGATAGACCGTGAGAAGACTTTTGAGCAAACAAataaccttacttcccatcaaagaattcatacagaggagaaaccatataaatgcctggaatgtgggaaAAGTTTCAGTCAGAGTGCACACCTTTCctgccatcaaagaattcacacaggtgaaaagccatataaatgcctggagtgtggaaaaagctttagtCGGAAGGGAAGTCTTTATTCCCATCAcaaaatccacacaggggagaaaccatatgactgcctggagtgtggaaaaagcttccggTGGAGTGGgcaccttacttcccatcaaagaactcacacaggtgagaaaccatataaatgcctggaatgtggaaaaaacTTCAGTCAGAATGGATACCTTATTTCCCAtctaagaattcacacaggggagaaaccatatgactgcctggagtgtggaaaaagcttccgtTGGAGTGGatatcttacttcccatcaaagaattcatacaggtgagaaaccatataaatgcctggagtgtggcaAAAGCTTCAGAGTTAGTGGAAGGCTTGCTTCCCATCAGAGTATCCACACAGGGAAGacaccatataaatgtctggagtgtggaacCTGCTTCAGTGAAACTGAAAAACTTACTATCcatcaaaaaattcacacaggtgagaaaaAATATAAATGCCTAGACTGTGGAAAAAGCTTCCGGTGGAGTggaaaccttacttcccatcaaagaacacacacagtgGAGAAACCATAcgaatgcctggagtgtgggaaaaggttCCGTCGGAGTGGGCACCTTACTagccatcaaagaattcacacaggggagaaaccatataaatgcctggagtgtggagcAAGCTTTAGTGAGAGAGGGTACCTTACTcgtcatcaaagaattcacacaagggagaaaagaTATAACTGCTTAGATTGTGGGAAAACATTCACTCATAGCGGAAGCCTTACatgccatcaaagaactcacacaggggagaaaccatatgaatgcctggagtgtggaaaaagcttctgtCGGAGAGGACACCTTACttgccatcaaagaattcacacaggggagaaaccatataaatgcctggagtgtggaacaAGCTTTAGTGAGAGAGGGCACCTTACTcgccatcaaagaattcacacaaaggagaaaagaTATAAATGCCTAGAGTGTGGGAAAAGGTTCACTCATAGTGGAACCCTTACTTgccatcagagaattcacacaggggagaaaccttataaatgtctggagtgtgggaaaagtttcagTCAGAGTGGAACCCTTACTTCGCATCAAATaattcacactggggaaaaaccatatatatgcctagagtgtggaaaaagtttcaCTTATAAAGGGAGCCTTACtgcccatcaaagaattcacccAGGGTAG